One Bombus pascuorum chromosome 4, iyBomPasc1.1, whole genome shotgun sequence DNA segment encodes these proteins:
- the LOC132906502 gene encoding exportin-6 encodes MDNDAVALQNLEHLMTEFFSPETTNERKRIIERSFQEFAGQIDSWRPCLHFLSSTNNHYVSMFALSTLETTIGRRWPILPWEDRALTRSTLYTLSLERGVAPFVRNKVVKLVVDIARHDWPHFYPDFYSNILQLLSHKHTRLLGLIYLRTASEELATPREDLPIQRKNELFRFLSAQVPLTLDSLTVLLKEATKLQSRSGTVTPPPSPTSGQTVAPARAILDVEGLATGTSEVCIATLDVLAHFFSWIELSEHISTNLLDAIFTCARYHDSMNGKQIEMAVQAVTTINELLYRPLCSPDVTDRLLVEIFQNGVTLFQFLERLDSINESYMEKLTEFLQLFVTNHLKRVESCPKFPVNTLLEVLCHHTFQQCSTVNGYLRCLDVWTTLLESTQSRYSPVSLALAERVLQKMSFKLNTRTLKDLDTESLDENEETEWQHFLRCNIECLAKIADISPIPIFTLLYRSWREGLIMFGELGAVIANNQVILLNESEASNVHAHLRDLASTTQALARLYSLFLGDDQSIDQSLAEEVVSQTLDACKFAKTNQLYKASLQPAAIVIDLIEVHSQLLASLQAWCHWIANRPEKTKESLCQRCIDSCILALDYTTFCDNPPPANLTHSATHLFQSITAMLKPVLWDEPTFRNLISMVTYPFLKPDTIKVLRRALVNAIVLPHGDGSIRERLLGTMISTLSTPLGLEGQPVPSESTISMTVVPLTQLLEDCSASSTTIKKMLHSCLGSTINRILELLPYMIRCQSVCEILLSFLHSVFSVLQQQLGPEFTQNAVQGMLHIYTRENISAGPALDQLLEILILVVSAPSNAFKAFVPSVTNLCLGQVWPAVGNDLSAYPDTTLVLLKLFHSILMHRWQYFYNTSILRTLGHTDEEESVEHKEELVAILEAFGQALLQPDVNIFRQSLQSLEQLNVRWRLYQRAVFKVHLLERFLMALFTVLFQQSHNLLADEIATAIHSLASVNIAWFFGHFLPTFLASCEGVDDMQKATLLGNFDKSTDQPTLTRSVLQLISDLRCYQFCRPG; translated from the exons ATG gACAATGATGCAGTTGCTCTGCAGAATTTGGAGCATCTGATGACTGAATTTTTCTCTCCAGAAACAACAAATGAACGAAAACGTATAATTGAAAGAAGTTTCCAGGAATTCGCAGGACAAATTGATTCCTGGAGACCGTGTTTACATTTCTTGTCTTCTACTAACAATCATTATGTCAGTATGTTTGCTTTATCTACATTAGAG ACGACAATTGGAAGAAGATGGCCAATACTGCCATGGGAAGACAGAGCTCTCACAAGATCAACTTTATACACATTATCATTAGAAAGAGGTGTAGCTCCTTTTGTAAGAAACAAAGTAGTCAAACTTGTTGTAGATATTGCTAGGCACGATTGGCCACATTTCTATCcagatttttattcaaatatcttacag TTATTAAGTCACAAGCATACAAGACTGTTGGGTCTCATTTACTTGCGAACAGCTTCGGAGGAACTAGCCACTCCAAGAGAAGATTTACCAATACAAAGGAAAAATGAGTTATTTAGATTTCTTAGTGCTCAAGTACCATTGACTTTGGATTCTCTTACAG tactTTTAAAAGAAGCAACAAAATTGCAAAGTCGTTCTGGAACAGTTACACCACCTCCATCACCCACTAGCGGTCAAACAGTAGCACCTGCAAGAGCTATTCTAGACGTAGAAGGGCTAGCCACAGGAACTAGTGAAGTGTGTATAGCAACATTGGATGTGCTAGCACATTTCTTTAGTTGGATTGAATTATCAGAACATATCTCTACAAATTTACTGGATGCTATCTTTACCTGTGCCAGGTATCACGATTCAATG AATGGCAAACAGATTGAAATGGCCGTACAAGCTGTGACTACGATAAATGAACTTTTATATCGACCGCTATGTTCTCCCGACGTAACCGATAGATTATtagtagaaatatttcaaaatggagttacattatttcaatttttggaaCGTTTGGATTCTATAAATGAAAG TTATATGGAAAAGCTGACAGAGTTCTTACaattatttgtaacaaatCATCTGAAGAGAGTTGAATCGTGTCCGAAATTTCcagtaaatacgttattagaAGTCTTGTGCCATCATACCTTTCAGCAATGCTCAACAGTAAACGGATATCTACGATGCTTAGATGTTTGGACTACACTTTTAGAAAGCACTCAGTCTCGGTACTCACCAGTATCATTAGCTCTTGCCGAGAGAGTATTGCAAAAAATGAGTTTTAAACTCAATACCCGCACATTGAAAGATCTTGATACAGAAAGCTTAGACGAAAAT gaAGAAACAGAGTGGCAGCATTTCTTAAGATGTAATATAGAGTGTTTGGCAAAAATAGCAGATATTTCTCCGATTCcgatttttacattattg TATCGTTCTTGGAGGGAAGGATTAATAATGTTTGGAGAATTAGGTGCTGTTATTGCTAACAATCAAGTTATTTTGTTAAACGAATCAGAAGCATCAAATGTACACGCGCATTTACGAGATTTGGCTTCTACTACTCAAGCGTTAGCTAGATTGTATTCACTTTTCCTCG gcGATGATCAGAGTATTGACCAGTCATTAGCTGAAGAAGTAGTGTCTCAAACATTAGATGCCTGTAAATTTGCCAAGACAAACCAATTGTACAAAGCATCATTACAACCAGCTGCAATTGTAATAGATCTTATAGAAGT TCATTCACAGTTGTTAGCATCACTCCAAGCTTGGTGCCATTGGATAGCCAACAGGCCAGAAAAGACAAAAGAATCATTATGTCAACGATGTATTGATTCATGCATTTTAGCATTAGATTATACAACATTCTGTGACAATCCACCACCAGCGAATTTAACTCATTCCGCCACGCATCTTTTCCAAAGTATCACTGCTATGTTGAAACCTGTTTTATGGGATGAACCCACGTTTAGAAACTTAATTTCAATGGTAACATATCCATTTCTCAAACCTGATACAATAAAAGTACTAAGAAGGGCATTAGTAAATGCAATTGTCTTACCACATGGTGATGGATCTATTAGAGAAAGATTGTTGG GCACAATGATATCGACATTATCTACACCTCTCGGTTTAGAAGGACAACCTGTACCTTCGGAATCTACCATTTCAATGACAGTAGTGCCATTAACTCAATTACTAGAAGACTGTTCTGCCTCATCcacaacgataaaaaaaatgttacattcGTGTTTGGGATCAACTATAAATCGAATATTAGAATTATTGCCATATATGATAAGATGTCAAAGCGTATGCGAGATTCTGCTTAGTTTCTTGCATTCAGTGTTTTCAGTACTACAACAGCAGCTAGGCCCTGAGTTTACTCAAAATGCAGTTCAAGGAATGCTACACATTTATACTAG AGAAAATATATCCGCGGGACCTGCATTAGATCAATTATTAGAAATCTTAATATTGGTCGTATCAGCACCTAGTAATGCATTTAAAGCATTTGTTCCTTCAGTGACTAATCTATGTTTAGGCCAAGTCTGGCCTGCTGTCGGGAATGATCTTAGTGCATATCCAGATACTACACttgtattattaaaacttttcCACAG tATACTGATGCATCGAtggcaatatttttataatacttctATACTACGCACTCTCGGTCATACTGATGAAGAGGAATCCGTCGAACACAAGGAAGAATTAGTTGCAATTTTAGAAGCTTTCGGCCAAGCTCTTCTTCAGCCGGATGTTAACATATTTCGTCAAAGTCTACAAAGTCTAGAACAGTTAAATGTACGGTGGCGGCTTTATCAACGAGCTGTGTTCAAAGTTCATTTACTCGAGAGATTTCTAATGGCGTTATTCACTGTTCTATTTCAACA ATCCCATAATTTATTGGCGGATGAGATTGCAACTGCTATTCATAGTTTAGCTTCAGTTAATATAGCATGGTTTTTCGGACATTTTTTGCCAACATTCTTGGCAAGTTGTGAAGGTGTAGATGATATGCAAAAAGCTACATTATTAGGAAACTTTGATAAGTCTACG gATCAACCGACTTTGACGAGATCAGTACTGCAGTTAATTTCTGATTTACGGTGTTATCAATTTTGTCGACCTGGCTGA
- the LOC132906509 gene encoding putative aldehyde dehydrogenase family 7 member A1 homolog — protein sequence MIRALSRNSIYIPQLQKVRQLVTDPKYGFLKQLGLTTENPGLYDGRWGGSGKVIESVSPATGKVIAKVRTSTPQEASNAIAEARKAWPQWASLPAPRRGEIMRQIGGELRNNLKPLGQLVSLEMGKILPEGIGEVQEFIDICDYAVGLSRMLPGSIFPSERKYHVIFEKWNPLGVVGVISAYNFPVAVYGWNTAIAMVCGNTVVWKGAPTTPLTSIATTKIIAGVLERNGVPGSVACMITGGSDVGETIVNDTRVPLVSFTGSTEVGRNVAVKVQQRFGRSLLELGGNNATIVAPDADLEMAVRAVVFSSAATAGQRCTSTRRVILHNKIKDEFLEKLKAGYKSILERVGDPLDDNVLYGPLHNQQILDKYKQAINSALQNGGRIEFGGKQINRVGFYVEPTIITGLPPKAEIVQRETFAPIVYIFEVNSLEDAIAINNDVQQGLSSTLFTKDIGNTYQWMSAHGSDCGIVNINIGTSGAEIGGAFGGEKATGGGRESGSDAWKNYMRRSTVTVNCGNEMPLAQGLKFE from the exons ATGATCCGTGCGTTGTCAAGAAATAGCATCTACATTCCTCAATTACAGAAAGTAAGGCAGTTAGTAACAGATCCAAAATATGGATTCTTAAAGCAGTTAGGCCTTACAACCGAGAATCCGGGTCTTTATGATGGACGATGGGGAGGATCTGGCAAA GTAATAGAATCAGTTTCACCAGCAACTGGTAAAGTAATAGCAAAAGTTCGAACATCAACACCTCAAGAAGCAAGTAATGCTATTGCAGAAGCTCGTAAAGCATGGCCTCAGTGGGCATCACTGCCAGCTCCTAGAAGAGGCGAAATAATGCGGCAAATAGGAGGAGAActacgaaataatttaaaaccaCTAGGACAATTAGTGTCTTTAGAAATGG GCAAAATATTGCCAGAAGGTATTGGCGAAGTTCAGGAATTTATTGACATATGTGACTATGCTGTTGGCTTATCTAGAATGCTCCCTGGTAGTATATTTCCTTCAGAAAGGAAATATCATGTAATTTTTGAGAAGTGGAATCCTCTTGGAGTAGTTGGAGTTATTTCTGCATATAACTTCCCTGTTGCA gTATATGGTTGGAACACTGCTATAGCAATGGTGTGCGGAAATACAGTTGTTTGGAAAGGTGCACCTACTACTCCACTGACTTCTATTGCAActacaaaaataattgcaGGAGTATTAGAACGAAATGGTGTACCAGGTTCGGTTGCATGTATGATAACAGGTGGATCAGATGTTGGTGAAACTATAGTTAACGACACGCG tgTACCTCTAGTTTCATTTACCGGAAGTACTGAAGTTGGTAGAAACGTAGCTGTTAAAGTTCAGCAACGATTCGGAAGATCATTGTTAGAACTAGGAGGCAACAACGCAACAATAG TTGCTCCAGATGCAGATCTAGAAATGGCAGTTAGGGCAGTAGtattttcctctgcagcaACAGCTGGACAGAGATGTACCAGCACTAGAAGAGTAATTCTTCACAACAAGATAAAAGATGAATTTTTAG aaaaattgaaagcgGGATATAAGAGTATTTTGGAACGAGTAGGAGATCCTTTAGATGATAATGTTTTGTATGGACCATTACACAATCAACAAATATTAGATAAATATAAG CAAGCAATAAATAGTGCTTTACAAAATGGAGGGAGAATTGAATTTGGTGGAAAACAGATAAACAGAGTTGGCTTTTATGTTGAACCAACCATTATTACTGGTTTACCACCTAAAGCTGAAATTGTTCAAAGAGAGACTTTTGCAccaattgtatatatttttgaagtaAATTCTTTAGAAGATGCTATTGCTATTAACAATGATGTACAACAAGGATTAAGTAGTACTCTATTTACCAAGGATATAGGAAATACGTACCAG tgGATGTCTGCACATGGCTCTGACTGTGGgatagtaaatattaatattggaACTAGTGGAGCAGAGATAGGTGGAGCATTTGGAGGAGAGAAAGCTACAGGTGGTGGACGCGAGAGTGGAAGCGATGCATGGAAGAATTATATGCGACGTTCGACTGTAACTGTCAATTGTGGAAATGAAATGCCATTGGCTCAAGGCTTGAAATTCGAGTAA
- the LOC132906522 gene encoding SOSS complex subunit C produces MAFSQSNSRELQNRKILEELQLKKQLLLKQGVAPTLNTSLAVTSTGPSNLPPTQTSDGVVMNASQRAALHNAHAASSGYFVTQDSSFGNLILPVLPRFDAK; encoded by the exons ATGGCTTTTTCTCAATCAAATTCgagag AATTACAGAATAGAAAAATCTTAGAAGaattgcaattaaaaaaacaattgCTTTTAAAGCAAGGTGTAGCACCAACATTGAATACATCATTAGCTGTTACATCAACAGGTCCTTCTAATttg CCTCCTACACAGACCTCTGATGGTGTTGTAATGAATGCATCCCAAAGAGCTGCTTTACATAATGCACATGCAGCATCATCAGGTTACTTTGTAACACAGGATTCTTCCTTTGGCAATCTTATTTTACCAGTTCTTCCAAGATTTGatgctaaataa
- the LOC132906519 gene encoding rRNA N6-adenosine-methyltransferase Mettl5: MASITLRCLEEYLQELETFEKPKILLEQYSTSAHIAARMLYYAQEQFDEIQGRAVADLGCGCGHLSIGAKMLEASHVTGFEIDSDALDILFRNCNDLELYVETVQCDILQYLPGRFEKFFDTVIMNPPFGTKHNTGIDMKFLEIATKLASNSVYSLHKTSTRNYVLRKAAQYGAKGKVVAEVKFDIPRSYKFHKQCSVDIETDLIRFELN, from the exons atggCTAGCATTACACTTCGCTGTTTAGAGgaatatttgcaagaattaGAAACATTTGAGAAGCCAAAAATATTGCTTGAACAATATTCTACTAGTGCTCATATAGCAGCACGCATGTTGTACTATGCTCAAGAACAATTTGATGAAATACAAGGACGAGCAGTTGCTGACTTAGGTTGTGGGTGTGGTCACTTATCAATTGGAGCAAAAATGCTTGAAGCAAGTCATGTGACTGGTTTTGAAATAGATTCTGATGCACTTGACATTCTCTTTAGAAATTGCAATGATCTAGAATTATATGTGGAAACTGTACAGTGTGATATACTACAATATCTACCAG GGAGATTCGAGAAATTCTTTGATACAGTTATTATGAATCCACCTTTTGGTACCAAACATAATACAGGCAtagatatgaaatttttggaAATCGCGACTAAATTAGCATCAAATTCTGTGTATTCGTTACACAAAACAAGCACACGTAATTACGTTCTTCGAAAAGCTGCACAGTATGGAGCTAAAGGCAAAGTTGTTGCAGAAGTGAAATTTGATATACCACGATCATATAAGTTTCATAAACAATGCTCTGTAGACATTGAGACGGATTTGATAcgatttgaattaaattaa